The following proteins are co-located in the Canis aureus isolate CA01 chromosome X, VMU_Caureus_v.1.0, whole genome shotgun sequence genome:
- the TAF7L gene encoding transcription initiation factor TFIID subunit 7-like isoform X3, producing MSKTQDEPPHELENQFILRLPLEHASTVRKIVHSRSVAMKDKLKIDLSSDGRHAIVEVEEISLAAKLVDLPCVIGSLKTLDKKTFYKTADVSQMLVCTPGAELQSSPEEPVTSTGLKAIRKSEKERQKKYIWKHGITPPLKNVRKKRFRKTTKKLIDFKQIEEISFPEDKDISGKHRMLNDLTGIPPSPTLVQYIESPDVEKEVKRLLCSDAEAVSARWEVIAEDETKEIESQGSILGFAVSPGLSDYMQGHISSEYGMLREMSSDSSSNSDDDDDDDDDDDNDEDEDDDDDEDEDEEDEEKDNYGDEYEVEEEEEDYYEKDLERELQARFFASGQYEAKEEASSVVMDIQKQIHYMERKLQEIQCKAQRQKDLIMKVENLTLKNHLQSMLEQLQLQEIQKNEQLISLREQLKCFLEK from the exons ATGAGTAAAACCCAGGATGAACCTCCTCATGAACTTGAGAACCAGTTTATATTGCGTCTGCCTCTG GAACATGCATCTACTGTCAGGAAGATAGTACATTCCAGAAGTGTTGCCATGAAGGATAAACTAAAAATTGACTTATCTT CTGATGGACGTCATGCAATTGTTGAGGTAGAAGAAATCTCACTAGCCGCAAAGCTGGTTGATTTGCCATGTGTTATTGGAAGTCTGAAAACTCTtgataaaaaaactttttataaaacagCAGATGTTTCTCAG ATGCTTGTGTGCACTCCTGGTGCTGAGCTCCAGTCTTCTCCGGAAGAACCAGTTACTTCTACTGGTCTCAAAGCAATTaggaaaagtgaaaaagagagacagaaaaaatatatctGGAAGCATGGCA ttACTCCACCACTTAAGAATGTCAGAAAGAAAAGGTTccgcaaaacaacaaaaaag CTCATTGATTTCAAACAAATTGAAGAAATCAGCTTTCCTGAG GACAAGGACATTTCTGGAAAACACAGGATGTTAAATGACCTTACTGGTATCCCGCCTTCCCCCACTTTGGTTCAGTACATTGAATCTCCTGATgtggaaaaggaagtaaaaagacTCTTGTGTTCAGATGCTGAAGCTGTCAGTGCTC GATGGGAAGTCATTGCTGAAGATGAAACCAAGGAAATTGAAAGTCAAGGCTCCATCCTGGGTTTTGCAGTGTCCCCAGGGCTAAGTGACTATATGCAGGGTCATATCTCGTCAG AATATGGTATGCTTCGGGAGATGTCCAGTGATTCTAGCAGtaacagtgatgatgatgatgatgacgacgacgACGATGACAACGACGAAGACGAGGATGATGATGACGacgaggatgaggatgaggaggatgAAGAAAAGGACAACTATGGTGATGAGTATGAagttgaggaagaggaggaagattaTTATGAAAAGGATCTGGAAAGGGAGCTACAGGCCAGGTTCTTTGCATCTGGCCAATatgaggcaaaggaagaagccagTTCAGTAG TCATGGATATTCAGAAGCAGATTCATTACATGGAGAGAAAGCTCCAAGAGATTCAATGCAAAGCACAAAGACAGAAGGATCTCATAATGAAAGTGGAAAACCTGACGCTCAAG
- the TAF7L gene encoding transcription initiation factor TFIID subunit 7-like isoform X2: protein MEHPEVPPPRPLENDSTPTASTSEVTSSQDPQIPVDNEAETAGDQAASTASRPDTQTPGDHVTQADADSGSQVVTSTAVENLQEGKEMSKTQDEPPHELENQFILRLPLEHASTVRKIVHSRSVAMKDKLKIDLSSDGRHAIVEVEEISLAAKLVDLPCVIGSLKTLDKKTFYKTADVSQMLVCTPGAELQSSPEEPVTSTGLKAIRKSEKERQKKYIWKHGITPPLKNVRKKRFRKTTKKLIDFKQIEEISFPEDKDISGKHRMLNDLTGIPPSPTLVQYIESPDVEKEVKRLLCSDAEAVSARWEVIAEDETKEIESQGSILGFAVSPGLSDYMQGHISSEYGMLREMSSDSSSNSDDDDDDDDDDDNDEDEDDDDDEDEDEEDEEKDNYGDEYEVEEEEEDYYEKDLERELQARFFASGQYEAKEEASSVVMDIQKQIHYMERKLQEIQCKAQRQKDLIMKVENLTLKLISLREQLKCFLEK, encoded by the exons ATGGAGCACCCTGAGGTACCGCCTCCCCGCCCGTTAGAAAATGATTCGACACCAACAGCTTCAACATCAGAAGTAACGAGCTCACAAGATCCGCAAATTCCGGTCGACAACGAAGCTGAAACCGCTGGCGACCAGGCCGCCAGTACTGCCAGCCGCCCGGACACCCAAACTCCAGGCGACCATGTCACCCAAGCTGATGCCGACAGCGGCAGCCAGGTTGTTACGTCAACTGCTGTGGAAAACTTACAGGAAGGGAAGG AGATGAGTAAAACCCAGGATGAACCTCCTCATGAACTTGAGAACCAGTTTATATTGCGTCTGCCTCTG GAACATGCATCTACTGTCAGGAAGATAGTACATTCCAGAAGTGTTGCCATGAAGGATAAACTAAAAATTGACTTATCTT CTGATGGACGTCATGCAATTGTTGAGGTAGAAGAAATCTCACTAGCCGCAAAGCTGGTTGATTTGCCATGTGTTATTGGAAGTCTGAAAACTCTtgataaaaaaactttttataaaacagCAGATGTTTCTCAG ATGCTTGTGTGCACTCCTGGTGCTGAGCTCCAGTCTTCTCCGGAAGAACCAGTTACTTCTACTGGTCTCAAAGCAATTaggaaaagtgaaaaagagagacagaaaaaatatatctGGAAGCATGGCA ttACTCCACCACTTAAGAATGTCAGAAAGAAAAGGTTccgcaaaacaacaaaaaag CTCATTGATTTCAAACAAATTGAAGAAATCAGCTTTCCTGAG GACAAGGACATTTCTGGAAAACACAGGATGTTAAATGACCTTACTGGTATCCCGCCTTCCCCCACTTTGGTTCAGTACATTGAATCTCCTGATgtggaaaaggaagtaaaaagacTCTTGTGTTCAGATGCTGAAGCTGTCAGTGCTC GATGGGAAGTCATTGCTGAAGATGAAACCAAGGAAATTGAAAGTCAAGGCTCCATCCTGGGTTTTGCAGTGTCCCCAGGGCTAAGTGACTATATGCAGGGTCATATCTCGTCAG AATATGGTATGCTTCGGGAGATGTCCAGTGATTCTAGCAGtaacagtgatgatgatgatgatgacgacgacgACGATGACAACGACGAAGACGAGGATGATGATGACGacgaggatgaggatgaggaggatgAAGAAAAGGACAACTATGGTGATGAGTATGAagttgaggaagaggaggaagattaTTATGAAAAGGATCTGGAAAGGGAGCTACAGGCCAGGTTCTTTGCATCTGGCCAATatgaggcaaaggaagaagccagTTCAGTAG TCATGGATATTCAGAAGCAGATTCATTACATGGAGAGAAAGCTCCAAGAGATTCAATGCAAAGCACAAAGACAGAAGGATCTCATAATGAAAGTGGAAAACCTGACGCTCAAG
- the TAF7L gene encoding transcription initiation factor TFIID subunit 7-like isoform X1 gives MEHPEVPPPRPLENDSTPTASTSEVTSSQDPQIPVDNEAETAGDQAASTASRPDTQTPGDHVTQADADSGSQVVTSTAVENLQEGKEMSKTQDEPPHELENQFILRLPLEHASTVRKIVHSRSVAMKDKLKIDLSSDGRHAIVEVEEISLAAKLVDLPCVIGSLKTLDKKTFYKTADVSQMLVCTPGAELQSSPEEPVTSTGLKAIRKSEKERQKKYIWKHGITPPLKNVRKKRFRKTTKKLIDFKQIEEISFPEDKDISGKHRMLNDLTGIPPSPTLVQYIESPDVEKEVKRLLCSDAEAVSARWEVIAEDETKEIESQGSILGFAVSPGLSDYMQGHISSEYGMLREMSSDSSSNSDDDDDDDDDDDNDEDEDDDDDEDEDEEDEEKDNYGDEYEVEEEEEDYYEKDLERELQARFFASGQYEAKEEASSVVMDIQKQIHYMERKLQEIQCKAQRQKDLIMKVENLTLKNHLQSMLEQLQLQEIQKNEQLISLREQLKCFLEK, from the exons ATGGAGCACCCTGAGGTACCGCCTCCCCGCCCGTTAGAAAATGATTCGACACCAACAGCTTCAACATCAGAAGTAACGAGCTCACAAGATCCGCAAATTCCGGTCGACAACGAAGCTGAAACCGCTGGCGACCAGGCCGCCAGTACTGCCAGCCGCCCGGACACCCAAACTCCAGGCGACCATGTCACCCAAGCTGATGCCGACAGCGGCAGCCAGGTTGTTACGTCAACTGCTGTGGAAAACTTACAGGAAGGGAAGG AGATGAGTAAAACCCAGGATGAACCTCCTCATGAACTTGAGAACCAGTTTATATTGCGTCTGCCTCTG GAACATGCATCTACTGTCAGGAAGATAGTACATTCCAGAAGTGTTGCCATGAAGGATAAACTAAAAATTGACTTATCTT CTGATGGACGTCATGCAATTGTTGAGGTAGAAGAAATCTCACTAGCCGCAAAGCTGGTTGATTTGCCATGTGTTATTGGAAGTCTGAAAACTCTtgataaaaaaactttttataaaacagCAGATGTTTCTCAG ATGCTTGTGTGCACTCCTGGTGCTGAGCTCCAGTCTTCTCCGGAAGAACCAGTTACTTCTACTGGTCTCAAAGCAATTaggaaaagtgaaaaagagagacagaaaaaatatatctGGAAGCATGGCA ttACTCCACCACTTAAGAATGTCAGAAAGAAAAGGTTccgcaaaacaacaaaaaag CTCATTGATTTCAAACAAATTGAAGAAATCAGCTTTCCTGAG GACAAGGACATTTCTGGAAAACACAGGATGTTAAATGACCTTACTGGTATCCCGCCTTCCCCCACTTTGGTTCAGTACATTGAATCTCCTGATgtggaaaaggaagtaaaaagacTCTTGTGTTCAGATGCTGAAGCTGTCAGTGCTC GATGGGAAGTCATTGCTGAAGATGAAACCAAGGAAATTGAAAGTCAAGGCTCCATCCTGGGTTTTGCAGTGTCCCCAGGGCTAAGTGACTATATGCAGGGTCATATCTCGTCAG AATATGGTATGCTTCGGGAGATGTCCAGTGATTCTAGCAGtaacagtgatgatgatgatgatgacgacgacgACGATGACAACGACGAAGACGAGGATGATGATGACGacgaggatgaggatgaggaggatgAAGAAAAGGACAACTATGGTGATGAGTATGAagttgaggaagaggaggaagattaTTATGAAAAGGATCTGGAAAGGGAGCTACAGGCCAGGTTCTTTGCATCTGGCCAATatgaggcaaaggaagaagccagTTCAGTAG TCATGGATATTCAGAAGCAGATTCATTACATGGAGAGAAAGCTCCAAGAGATTCAATGCAAAGCACAAAGACAGAAGGATCTCATAATGAAAGTGGAAAACCTGACGCTCAAG